A part of Silvimonas soli genomic DNA contains:
- a CDS encoding DeoR/GlpR family DNA-binding transcription regulator has product MPGFTIAYMFTEERHQRILDWLAEAGRATVADLALRLQVSDDTIRRDLRTLDEQGYLQKTHGGAVSLDVPRMARTQRADVLPQIKTQLAQAAVAHILPHQTLLLDAGQSVLAVAQALPDMPLTVITHALDVAVVLGDKTNIRLILAGGVWDARQRLFSGSDTLQQIAGYRADWAIMGACAVHERLGVTASEADDAAVKRAMLSGSANALLVADHSKINRNEPFFVADIANFKHWFTDRNPAWQTQPAGLQLLVPSHTQEKTA; this is encoded by the coding sequence ATGCCGGGTTTTACTATTGCCTACATGTTTACCGAAGAACGTCATCAACGCATTCTCGATTGGCTCGCCGAAGCAGGGCGCGCCACTGTGGCCGATCTTGCGCTGCGCCTGCAGGTTTCCGACGACACCATTCGGCGCGATTTGCGCACGCTGGATGAGCAAGGTTATCTGCAAAAAACCCATGGCGGCGCTGTGTCCCTTGATGTGCCGCGCATGGCCCGCACGCAGCGCGCAGATGTGCTGCCCCAGATCAAAACGCAATTGGCGCAAGCCGCCGTCGCCCATATCTTGCCGCATCAAACTCTGCTGCTGGACGCCGGTCAGAGCGTATTGGCGGTGGCGCAGGCGTTGCCGGATATGCCACTTACCGTGATCACCCACGCGCTGGACGTGGCCGTGGTCTTGGGCGATAAAACCAATATCCGCTTGATTCTGGCGGGTGGTGTCTGGGATGCACGGCAGCGATTGTTTAGTGGCAGCGACACGCTACAACAGATTGCCGGGTATCGCGCCGACTGGGCGATTATGGGGGCTTGTGCCGTGCATGAACGCCTTGGTGTTACAGCGAGCGAAGCCGACGATGCCGCTGTGAAACGTGCCATGCTCAGTGGTAGCGCCAACGCGCTGTTGGTGGCAGATCACAGCAAGATCAATCGCAATGAGCCATTTTTCGTGGCCGATATTGCAAATTTCAAGCATTGGTTCACCGATCGCAATCCGGCCTGGCAAACTCAGCCCGCTGGCTTGCAGCTGCTGGTGCCGTCTCACACTCAGGAGAAAACCGCATGA
- a CDS encoding DUF3293 domain-containing protein yields MAAPTLSAAKAAFEAAYRATRYVVPVLGLTLRADQSHSDLDIVLNQHAVSSWMFISACNPWSAAALCHYENLALHQNLLDAIRAAGLTLFEGAGEADDGQWQAEPSALVLGVDEVIARAWGERFAQNAVLFGRTDEKAQLLWCLPDVTA; encoded by the coding sequence GTGGCCGCGCCCACGTTATCTGCAGCGAAGGCGGCATTTGAGGCCGCCTATCGCGCCACCCGTTACGTCGTCCCGGTCCTCGGGCTGACGTTGCGGGCGGATCAAAGCCATTCCGATCTAGATATAGTTTTAAACCAGCATGCCGTCAGCAGCTGGATGTTTATCTCCGCCTGTAATCCGTGGTCTGCCGCCGCATTGTGTCACTACGAAAATCTGGCACTACACCAAAATCTGCTGGATGCCATCCGCGCTGCCGGGCTCACGCTGTTTGAGGGTGCAGGCGAGGCTGATGATGGCCAATGGCAGGCTGAACCGTCCGCGCTGGTGCTGGGTGTGGACGAGGTCATTGCGCGAGCTTGGGGTGAGCGCTTCGCACAGAACGCCGTATTGTTCGGTCGGACAGACGAGAAGGCGCAATTGCTCTGGTGCCTGCCGGACGTTACCGCATAA
- a CDS encoding inositol monophosphatase family protein: MHPMLNTAVRAARRAASVIQRASNNLDLITPEKKGHNDFVSEVDRAAEKAIIDTILEAYPKHAILAEESGQSGDSEFEWIIDPLDGTTNFLHGFPQYAVSIALAHKGVVTQAVVYDPNRNDMFTATRGVGAFRNDRRIRVSKVRELSDALVGTGFPYTDFKHLDAYLSIFREMAQKAAGVRRPGAAALDLAYVACGQFDGFFEFGLKTVDIAAGSLLVQEAGGLITDLNGEENYLQSGDVLCGTPRVFGQMLQLIKSHIK; the protein is encoded by the coding sequence ATGCATCCGATGCTCAATACGGCCGTTCGTGCCGCCCGCCGTGCCGCTTCCGTTATCCAGCGCGCTTCAAACAATCTCGATCTGATCACGCCAGAGAAAAAAGGTCACAACGACTTTGTGTCGGAAGTAGATCGTGCGGCCGAAAAAGCCATCATCGACACCATCCTGGAAGCCTACCCCAAGCACGCTATTCTAGCAGAGGAGTCGGGCCAGTCCGGTGATTCCGAATTCGAATGGATTATCGACCCGCTTGATGGCACCACCAACTTCCTGCACGGCTTTCCGCAATACGCGGTTTCCATCGCCCTGGCGCACAAAGGCGTGGTCACCCAGGCCGTGGTGTATGACCCCAATCGCAACGACATGTTTACCGCTACCCGTGGCGTAGGCGCGTTCCGTAACGACCGCCGTATCCGCGTTTCCAAGGTGCGTGAATTGTCTGATGCGCTGGTCGGCACCGGCTTTCCGTACACCGATTTCAAGCACCTGGATGCCTACCTGAGCATCTTCCGTGAAATGGCCCAAAAAGCCGCTGGCGTACGCCGTCCAGGCGCAGCCGCGCTGGATCTGGCCTACGTAGCTTGCGGCCAGTTTGACGGCTTCTTTGAGTTTGGCCTGAAAACGGTCGATATCGCCGCTGGCTCGCTGCTGGTGCAAGAAGCCGGTGGTCTGATTACCGACTTGAACGGTGAAGAAAACTACCTGCAAAGCGGCGATGTGCTGTGCGGCACACCCCGCGTATTCGGCCAGATGCTGCAACTGATCAAGTCGCACATCAAATAA